The following coding sequences lie in one Heliangelus exortis chromosome 6, bHelExo1.hap1, whole genome shotgun sequence genomic window:
- the RBM45 gene encoding RNA-binding protein 45 isoform X1, which translates to MEESSGFRLSAECLDEPPNSRVFVVLGKDTSEALIRERFSPFGDIQNIWLLRDKRTNESRGIAFIKFARSSQACRAMEEMHGRSLVPDTKPIKVFIAQSRASGSHRDVEDEELTRIFVMIPKTYTEEDLREKFKMYGDIEYCSIIKNKTTGESKGLGYVRYLKPSQAARAIEECDRSYRAILAEPKNKSSESFEHEYYSSNTRQEPRGNMLPFCGQPEFCSFEKNESRIQELVSKRLSVVSRLPLIQEQLFALFDLVPGLEYCDVQRDPHTNSGYAVIQYSTAASAIYAKYKLHGFEYPPGNRLTVIFLEDGSDSSDLIRKMATQLVTAHVSSVLRNNNAIVQQYRTPPQAFGGTSGSPLLQPQTDAVLPPHKKKVPPDTCVKERLFILFHPHPLPVNVLEDVFCRFGHLIKVYLVAGKNVGYAKFADRASASDAITALHGKIVNGVRLKVRLADSPTEESNKRQRTY; encoded by the exons ATGGAGGAGAGCAGCGGTTTCCGCCTTTCGGCCGAGTGCCTGGACGAGCCGCCCAACAGCCGCGTGTTCGTGGTGCTGGGCAAGGACACCAGCGAGGCGCTGATTCGGGAACGCTTCTCCCCCTTCGGGGATATCCAGAACATCTGGCTGCTGCGGGACAAGCGCACCAACGAGTCCCGCGGCATCGCCTTCATCAAGTTTGCCCGCAGCTCGCAGGCCTGCCGGGCTATGGAGGAGATGCACGGCCGCAGTCTGGTCCCAGACACCAAACCCATTAAG GTGTTCATTGCACAGTCAAGAGCTTCTGGAAGCCACCGAGATGTTGAAGATGAGGAGCTCACACGAATCTTTGTTATGATACCAAAAACCTACACAGAGGAAGATCTGCGGGAAAAGTTTAAG atGTATGGAGACATTGAATATTGCAGCATTATCAAAAACAAGACTACTGGAGAAAGTAAAGGTTTGGGCTATGTGAGATATTTAAAACCATCACAAGCTGCTCGAGCAATTGAAGAATGTGATCGAA GCTACAGGGCCATTTTGGCTGAACCTAAAAATAAGTCATCTGAGTCCTTTGAACATGAGTATTATAGCAGTAACACAAGGCAAGAACCAAGAGGAAATATGCTTCCATTTT GCGGGCAGCCAGAGTTTTgtagctttgaaaaaaatgaaagcagaattcaAGAGTTGGTCTCCAAACGTCTGTCAGTGGTCTCACGGCTTCCCTTGATCCAAGAGCAGCTGTTTGCCCTTTTTGATCTAGTCCCAGGACTGGAATATTGTGATGTTCAGCGAGATCCTCATACCAATAGTG GGTATGCTGTGATTCAGTACAGTACTGCTGCATCAGCTATATACGCCAAGTATAAATTACACGGGTTTGAGTATCCTCCTGGAAATCGATTAACTGTCATTTTTCTAGAAGATGGGAGTGATAGCTCAGA TCTCATCAGAAAAATGGCAACACAGCTGGTAACAGCACATGTGTCATCGGTGTTGCGGAATAACAATGCAATTGTTCAGCAGTATAGGACACCTCCT CAGGCATTTGGAGGAACTTCAGGCTCACCGTTACTTCAGCCCCAAACAGATGCTGTACTCccaccacacaaaaaaaaagttccacCTGACACTTGTGTGAAGGAAAGGCTTTTCATACTTTTTCATCCTCATCCTTTACCTGTAAATGTATTGGAGGACGTGTTCTG tcgTTTTGGACACTTGATAAAAGTTTACCTTGTGGCTGGGAAAAATGTGGGCTATGCAAAATTTGCAGACAGAGCAAGCGCCAGTGATGCCATAACTGCATTACATGGCAAGATCGTGAATGGTGTCAGGCTCAAAGTAAGATTGGCAGACTCCCCTACAGAAGAATCTAACAAACGTCAGAGAACTTACTGA
- the RBM45 gene encoding RNA-binding protein 45 isoform X2: MEESSGFRLSAECLDEPPNSRVFVVLGKDTSEALIRERFSPFGDIQNIWLLRDKRTNESRGIAFIKFARSSQACRAMEEMHGRSLVPDTKPIKVFIAQSRASGSHRDVEDEELTRIFVMIPKTYTEEDLREKFKMYGDIEYCSIIKNKTTGESKGLGYVRYLKPSQAARAIEECDRSYRAILAEPKNKSSESFEHEYYSSNTRQEPRGNMLPFCGQPEFCSFEKNESRIQELVSKRLSVVSRLPLIQEQLFALFDLVPGLEYCDVQRDPHTNSGYAVIQYSTAASAIYAKYKLHGFEYPPGNRLTVIFLEDGSDSSDLIRKMATQLVTAHVSSVLRNNNAIVQQYRTPPAFGGTSGSPLLQPQTDAVLPPHKKKVPPDTCVKERLFILFHPHPLPVNVLEDVFCRFGHLIKVYLVAGKNVGYAKFADRASASDAITALHGKIVNGVRLKVRLADSPTEESNKRQRTY; encoded by the exons ATGGAGGAGAGCAGCGGTTTCCGCCTTTCGGCCGAGTGCCTGGACGAGCCGCCCAACAGCCGCGTGTTCGTGGTGCTGGGCAAGGACACCAGCGAGGCGCTGATTCGGGAACGCTTCTCCCCCTTCGGGGATATCCAGAACATCTGGCTGCTGCGGGACAAGCGCACCAACGAGTCCCGCGGCATCGCCTTCATCAAGTTTGCCCGCAGCTCGCAGGCCTGCCGGGCTATGGAGGAGATGCACGGCCGCAGTCTGGTCCCAGACACCAAACCCATTAAG GTGTTCATTGCACAGTCAAGAGCTTCTGGAAGCCACCGAGATGTTGAAGATGAGGAGCTCACACGAATCTTTGTTATGATACCAAAAACCTACACAGAGGAAGATCTGCGGGAAAAGTTTAAG atGTATGGAGACATTGAATATTGCAGCATTATCAAAAACAAGACTACTGGAGAAAGTAAAGGTTTGGGCTATGTGAGATATTTAAAACCATCACAAGCTGCTCGAGCAATTGAAGAATGTGATCGAA GCTACAGGGCCATTTTGGCTGAACCTAAAAATAAGTCATCTGAGTCCTTTGAACATGAGTATTATAGCAGTAACACAAGGCAAGAACCAAGAGGAAATATGCTTCCATTTT GCGGGCAGCCAGAGTTTTgtagctttgaaaaaaatgaaagcagaattcaAGAGTTGGTCTCCAAACGTCTGTCAGTGGTCTCACGGCTTCCCTTGATCCAAGAGCAGCTGTTTGCCCTTTTTGATCTAGTCCCAGGACTGGAATATTGTGATGTTCAGCGAGATCCTCATACCAATAGTG GGTATGCTGTGATTCAGTACAGTACTGCTGCATCAGCTATATACGCCAAGTATAAATTACACGGGTTTGAGTATCCTCCTGGAAATCGATTAACTGTCATTTTTCTAGAAGATGGGAGTGATAGCTCAGA TCTCATCAGAAAAATGGCAACACAGCTGGTAACAGCACATGTGTCATCGGTGTTGCGGAATAACAATGCAATTGTTCAGCAGTATAGGACACCTCCT GCATTTGGAGGAACTTCAGGCTCACCGTTACTTCAGCCCCAAACAGATGCTGTACTCccaccacacaaaaaaaaagttccacCTGACACTTGTGTGAAGGAAAGGCTTTTCATACTTTTTCATCCTCATCCTTTACCTGTAAATGTATTGGAGGACGTGTTCTG tcgTTTTGGACACTTGATAAAAGTTTACCTTGTGGCTGGGAAAAATGTGGGCTATGCAAAATTTGCAGACAGAGCAAGCGCCAGTGATGCCATAACTGCATTACATGGCAAGATCGTGAATGGTGTCAGGCTCAAAGTAAGATTGGCAGACTCCCCTACAGAAGAATCTAACAAACGTCAGAGAACTTACTGA